In Oryza brachyantha chromosome 1, ObraRS2, whole genome shotgun sequence, the following are encoded in one genomic region:
- the LOC102719345 gene encoding cation-chloride cotransporter 2 isoform X2: MEGGGFRILEEESTVPQQRYNTVESHGRAVIQMAPMEFGSSVESSTGPRYIKSKLGTKLHTDARMSMASSIGHSSNRSQSDSKLELFGFDSLVTILGLKSMVGEQGQTSASPMDGENAGIAIGHHKETEPKLGTMMGVFVPCLQNILGIIYYIRFTWIVGMGGIWQSLVLVIFCGSCTFLTTISLSAIATNGAMKGGGPYYLIGRALGPEVGVSIGLCFFLGNAVAGAMYVLGAVETFLDAVPSAGFFQESVTVVSNVLVNGTTNRSATTISTPSLHDLQLYGIIITILLCFVVFGGVKIINKVAPAFLVPVLLSIMCIFIGIFIAPRPHASKWITGLSITTMKDNWSSNYQCTNNAGVPDPNGHIYWDFNALLGLYFPAVTGIMAGSNRSASLKDTQYSIPVGTLHATISTTVMYVLSVFLFGALSTREGLLTDRLLCATVAWPSPIVIYAGIILSTLGAALQSLTGAPRLLAAIANDDILPVLNYFKASEGSEPHVATLFTSFICVACVIIGNLDLITPTITMFFLLCYAGVNLSCFLLDLLDAPSWRPRWKLHHWSLSLIGALICIVIMFMISWTFTLVSLALASLIYYYVSLKGKAGDWGDGFKSAYFQLALRSIRSMGANQVHPKNWYPIPLIFCRPWGKLPDTISCHPKLADFANCMKKKGRGMSIFVSIIEGDYHESAEDAKTACRQLSAYIDYKRCEGVAEIIVAPSTSNGFRSIVQTMGLGNLKPNIVVMRYPEIWRRENLTQIPSTFVSIINDCIIANKAVVIVKGLDEWPNEYQRQYGSIDLYWIVRDGGLMLLLSQLLLTKESFESCKIQVFCIAEEDTEADELKVDVKKFLYDLRMQADVIVVTMKSWEAHTSHNNVSKKDDHEVYKIAQSRTRTYISKLKEAAKREGQPLMEGGKQVVVDEQKVDKFLYTMLKLNATILRYSRMAIVVLVSLPPPPLNHLAYCYMEYMDMLVENIPRILIVRGYRKDVVTLFT, from the exons ATGGAAGGAGGAGGGTTCAGGATCCTCGAAGAGGAGTCAACGGTGCCGCAACAACGATACAATACAGTGGAGTCGCATGGTCGCGCTGTCATCCAAATGGCGCCCATGGAGTTTGGATCTTCCGTCGAATCCTCTACAGGCCCCAG GTATATCAAGTCCAAGTTGGGAACTAAACTACACACTGATGCAAGAATGTCTATGGCTTCTTCAATTGGGCATAGCTCTAATAGATCTCAAAGCGATTCAAAGCTTGAGCTATTTGGTTTTGACTCTCTGGTTACAATATTAGGGCTTAAGAG CATGGTAGGTGAACAAGGTCAAACATCTGCTAGTCCTATGGATGGAGAAAATGCAGGGATTGCCATTGGACACCACAAG GAAACTGAACCTAAACTTGGTACCATGATGGGTGTTTTTGTGCCATGCTTGCAGAACATCTTGGGAATAATCTATTACATTCGGTTTACCTG GATTGTTGGTATGGGAGGCATATGGCAGTCACTTGTTTTAGTCATATTTTGTGGTTCATGTACATTTTTAACAACGATATCATTAAGTGCAATCGCGACAAATGGCGCGATGAAG GGTGGTGGTCCTTACTATCTCATTGGTAGGGCACTTGGTCCAGAAGTTGGAGTTAGTATTGGATTGTGTTTCTTCCTTGGAAATGCTGTTGCTGGAGCCAT GTACGTGTTGGGAGCTGTAGAAACTTTTTTGGATGCCGTTCCTTCTGCGGGGTTTTTTCAAG AAAGTGTAACAGTGGTGAGCAATGTGTTAGTAAATGGTACCACAAACAGAAGTGCAACCACTATCTCAACACCCAGCTTGCATGACCTCCAGCTCTAtggcatcatcatcaccatacTGCTTTGTTTTGTTGTCTTTGGTGGTGTAAAGATTATCAATAAAGTTGCACCTGCTTTTTTAGTACCAGTCCTTCTCTCAATCATGTGCATTTTCATTGGTATCTTCATTGCACCAAGGCCACATGCTTCAA AGTGGATAACTGGTTTGAGTATAACCACAATGAAAGACAACTGGAGTTCAAACTACCAATGCACAAACAACGCTGGAGTTCCTGATCCAAATGGGCATATATATTGGGATTTTAA TGCTTTATTGGGTCTCTATTTCCCAGCAGTTACAGGAATCATGGCTGGTTCAAACCGATCTGCCTCATTAAAAGACACACAATATTCAATACCAGTTGGAACGTTACATGCTACCATTTCAACTACGGTGATGTATGTATTGTCTGTGTTTTTGTTCGGAGCCTTGTCTACAAGAGAGGGGCTTCTAACTGATAG GCTTCTTTGTGCTACAGTTGCTTGGCCCTCTCCAATAGTAATTTATGCCGGTATTATTTTGTCTACTTTAGGTGCGGCCCTACAAAGTCTAACAGGGGCTCCAAGATTACTTGCAGCAATAGCAAATGATGACATCCTACCTGtgcttaattattttaagGCTTCTGAAGGGTCTGAGCCTCATGTGGCAACTCTATTTACAAGTTTCATATGTGTGGCATGTGTCATCATTGGAAATTTAGATCTAATTACACCCACTATCaccatgttttttcttctatgtTATGCTGGTGTGAACTTGTCATGCTTTCTGCTTGACCTCCTTGATGCTCCTAGCTGGCGTCCTAGATGGAAGTTGCACCACTGGAGCCTTTCTCTCATTGGAGCATTAATTTGTATTG TCATCATGTTTATGATATCTTGGACTTTTACTTTGGTCTCTCTTGCCCTTGCAAGCCTCATATACTACTATGTTAGCTTAAAAGGAAAGGCTGGGGACTGGGGAGATGGATTTAAGAGTGCATACTTTCAACTAGCATTGAGAAGTATTCGATCAATGGGAG caaaTCAAGTTCATCCGAAGAATTGGTACCCTATTCCTCTCATATTTTGTCGCCCTTGGGGTAAACTTCCAGATACTATCTCATGCCATCCAAAACTCGCGGATTTTGCCAATTGCATGAAGAAAAAGGGTCGTGGTATGTCAATATTTGTCTCCATTATTGAAGGTGACTATCATGAATCTGCAGAGGATGCAAAGACAGCATGTCGTCAATTGAGTGCTTATATTGACTATAAGCGTTGCGAGGGCGTTGCAGAGATTATTGTAGCACCCTCAACATCTAATGGTTTTCGTAGCATTGTTCAGACCATGGGCTTAGGGAATTTGAAACCAAACATTGTTGTGATGCGATACCCAGAAATCTGGCGTCGTGAGAATCTAACACAGATTCCATCAACATTTGTGAGCATCATAAATGATTGTATTATTGCTAACAAGGCTGTTGTCATTGTGAAAGGACTAGATGAATGGCCTAATGAGTATCAGAGACAATATGGGTCAATTGACCTGTATTGGATTGTGAGGGATGGGGGATTGATGCTTCTACTGTCTCAACTCCTACTCACCAAAGAAAGCTTTGAGAGTTGTAAGATTCAAGTGTTCTGCATAGCCGAAGAAGATACTGAGGCTGATGAGTTAAAAGTTGACGTGAAAAAATTCTTGTATGATCTAAGGATGCAGGCTGATGTTATTGTTGTGACTATGAAGTCATGGGAAGCACATACAAGCCACAATAATGTATCAAAGAAGGATGACCATGAAGTGTATAAAATTGCGCAAAGTAGAACTAGAACATACATCTCCAAGTTGAAAGAAGCTGCCAAACGTGAAGGCCAACCCCTAATGGAGGGTGGAAAGCAAGTTGTGGTTGATGAACAAAAGGTTGATAAGTTTCTCTACACGATGTTAAAACTGAATGCTACTATCCTTAGGTACTCCAGGATGGCAATTGTGGTGCTTGTGAGCCTCCCACCGCCACCATTGAACCACCTAGCCTATTGCTACATGGAATACATGGATATGCTTGTAGAGAACATTCCACGGATCCTAATAGTCAGGGGATACAGAAAAGATGTTGTCACACTTTTCACATGA
- the LOC102719345 gene encoding cation-chloride cotransporter 2 isoform X1, producing MEGGGFRILEEESTVPQQRYNTVESHGRAVIQMAPMEFGSSVESSTGPRYIKSKLGTKLHTDARMSMASSIGHSSNRSQSDSKLELFGFDSLVTILGLKSMVGEQGQTSASPMDGENAGIAIGHHKETEPKLGTMMGVFVPCLQNILGIIYYIRFTWIVGMGGIWQSLVLVIFCGSCTFLTTISLSAIATNGAMKGGGPYYLIGRALGPEVGVSIGLCFFLGNAVAGAMYVLGAVETFLDAVPSAGFFQAESVTVVSNVLVNGTTNRSATTISTPSLHDLQLYGIIITILLCFVVFGGVKIINKVAPAFLVPVLLSIMCIFIGIFIAPRPHASKWITGLSITTMKDNWSSNYQCTNNAGVPDPNGHIYWDFNALLGLYFPAVTGIMAGSNRSASLKDTQYSIPVGTLHATISTTVMYVLSVFLFGALSTREGLLTDRLLCATVAWPSPIVIYAGIILSTLGAALQSLTGAPRLLAAIANDDILPVLNYFKASEGSEPHVATLFTSFICVACVIIGNLDLITPTITMFFLLCYAGVNLSCFLLDLLDAPSWRPRWKLHHWSLSLIGALICIVIMFMISWTFTLVSLALASLIYYYVSLKGKAGDWGDGFKSAYFQLALRSIRSMGANQVHPKNWYPIPLIFCRPWGKLPDTISCHPKLADFANCMKKKGRGMSIFVSIIEGDYHESAEDAKTACRQLSAYIDYKRCEGVAEIIVAPSTSNGFRSIVQTMGLGNLKPNIVVMRYPEIWRRENLTQIPSTFVSIINDCIIANKAVVIVKGLDEWPNEYQRQYGSIDLYWIVRDGGLMLLLSQLLLTKESFESCKIQVFCIAEEDTEADELKVDVKKFLYDLRMQADVIVVTMKSWEAHTSHNNVSKKDDHEVYKIAQSRTRTYISKLKEAAKREGQPLMEGGKQVVVDEQKVDKFLYTMLKLNATILRYSRMAIVVLVSLPPPPLNHLAYCYMEYMDMLVENIPRILIVRGYRKDVVTLFT from the exons ATGGAAGGAGGAGGGTTCAGGATCCTCGAAGAGGAGTCAACGGTGCCGCAACAACGATACAATACAGTGGAGTCGCATGGTCGCGCTGTCATCCAAATGGCGCCCATGGAGTTTGGATCTTCCGTCGAATCCTCTACAGGCCCCAG GTATATCAAGTCCAAGTTGGGAACTAAACTACACACTGATGCAAGAATGTCTATGGCTTCTTCAATTGGGCATAGCTCTAATAGATCTCAAAGCGATTCAAAGCTTGAGCTATTTGGTTTTGACTCTCTGGTTACAATATTAGGGCTTAAGAG CATGGTAGGTGAACAAGGTCAAACATCTGCTAGTCCTATGGATGGAGAAAATGCAGGGATTGCCATTGGACACCACAAG GAAACTGAACCTAAACTTGGTACCATGATGGGTGTTTTTGTGCCATGCTTGCAGAACATCTTGGGAATAATCTATTACATTCGGTTTACCTG GATTGTTGGTATGGGAGGCATATGGCAGTCACTTGTTTTAGTCATATTTTGTGGTTCATGTACATTTTTAACAACGATATCATTAAGTGCAATCGCGACAAATGGCGCGATGAAG GGTGGTGGTCCTTACTATCTCATTGGTAGGGCACTTGGTCCAGAAGTTGGAGTTAGTATTGGATTGTGTTTCTTCCTTGGAAATGCTGTTGCTGGAGCCAT GTACGTGTTGGGAGCTGTAGAAACTTTTTTGGATGCCGTTCCTTCTGCGGGGTTTTTTCAAG CAGAAAGTGTAACAGTGGTGAGCAATGTGTTAGTAAATGGTACCACAAACAGAAGTGCAACCACTATCTCAACACCCAGCTTGCATGACCTCCAGCTCTAtggcatcatcatcaccatacTGCTTTGTTTTGTTGTCTTTGGTGGTGTAAAGATTATCAATAAAGTTGCACCTGCTTTTTTAGTACCAGTCCTTCTCTCAATCATGTGCATTTTCATTGGTATCTTCATTGCACCAAGGCCACATGCTTCAA AGTGGATAACTGGTTTGAGTATAACCACAATGAAAGACAACTGGAGTTCAAACTACCAATGCACAAACAACGCTGGAGTTCCTGATCCAAATGGGCATATATATTGGGATTTTAA TGCTTTATTGGGTCTCTATTTCCCAGCAGTTACAGGAATCATGGCTGGTTCAAACCGATCTGCCTCATTAAAAGACACACAATATTCAATACCAGTTGGAACGTTACATGCTACCATTTCAACTACGGTGATGTATGTATTGTCTGTGTTTTTGTTCGGAGCCTTGTCTACAAGAGAGGGGCTTCTAACTGATAG GCTTCTTTGTGCTACAGTTGCTTGGCCCTCTCCAATAGTAATTTATGCCGGTATTATTTTGTCTACTTTAGGTGCGGCCCTACAAAGTCTAACAGGGGCTCCAAGATTACTTGCAGCAATAGCAAATGATGACATCCTACCTGtgcttaattattttaagGCTTCTGAAGGGTCTGAGCCTCATGTGGCAACTCTATTTACAAGTTTCATATGTGTGGCATGTGTCATCATTGGAAATTTAGATCTAATTACACCCACTATCaccatgttttttcttctatgtTATGCTGGTGTGAACTTGTCATGCTTTCTGCTTGACCTCCTTGATGCTCCTAGCTGGCGTCCTAGATGGAAGTTGCACCACTGGAGCCTTTCTCTCATTGGAGCATTAATTTGTATTG TCATCATGTTTATGATATCTTGGACTTTTACTTTGGTCTCTCTTGCCCTTGCAAGCCTCATATACTACTATGTTAGCTTAAAAGGAAAGGCTGGGGACTGGGGAGATGGATTTAAGAGTGCATACTTTCAACTAGCATTGAGAAGTATTCGATCAATGGGAG caaaTCAAGTTCATCCGAAGAATTGGTACCCTATTCCTCTCATATTTTGTCGCCCTTGGGGTAAACTTCCAGATACTATCTCATGCCATCCAAAACTCGCGGATTTTGCCAATTGCATGAAGAAAAAGGGTCGTGGTATGTCAATATTTGTCTCCATTATTGAAGGTGACTATCATGAATCTGCAGAGGATGCAAAGACAGCATGTCGTCAATTGAGTGCTTATATTGACTATAAGCGTTGCGAGGGCGTTGCAGAGATTATTGTAGCACCCTCAACATCTAATGGTTTTCGTAGCATTGTTCAGACCATGGGCTTAGGGAATTTGAAACCAAACATTGTTGTGATGCGATACCCAGAAATCTGGCGTCGTGAGAATCTAACACAGATTCCATCAACATTTGTGAGCATCATAAATGATTGTATTATTGCTAACAAGGCTGTTGTCATTGTGAAAGGACTAGATGAATGGCCTAATGAGTATCAGAGACAATATGGGTCAATTGACCTGTATTGGATTGTGAGGGATGGGGGATTGATGCTTCTACTGTCTCAACTCCTACTCACCAAAGAAAGCTTTGAGAGTTGTAAGATTCAAGTGTTCTGCATAGCCGAAGAAGATACTGAGGCTGATGAGTTAAAAGTTGACGTGAAAAAATTCTTGTATGATCTAAGGATGCAGGCTGATGTTATTGTTGTGACTATGAAGTCATGGGAAGCACATACAAGCCACAATAATGTATCAAAGAAGGATGACCATGAAGTGTATAAAATTGCGCAAAGTAGAACTAGAACATACATCTCCAAGTTGAAAGAAGCTGCCAAACGTGAAGGCCAACCCCTAATGGAGGGTGGAAAGCAAGTTGTGGTTGATGAACAAAAGGTTGATAAGTTTCTCTACACGATGTTAAAACTGAATGCTACTATCCTTAGGTACTCCAGGATGGCAATTGTGGTGCTTGTGAGCCTCCCACCGCCACCATTGAACCACCTAGCCTATTGCTACATGGAATACATGGATATGCTTGTAGAGAACATTCCACGGATCCTAATAGTCAGGGGATACAGAAAAGATGTTGTCACACTTTTCACATGA
- the LOC102719345 gene encoding cation-chloride cotransporter 2 isoform X3, with translation MDGENAGIAIGHHKETEPKLGTMMGVFVPCLQNILGIIYYIRFTWIVGMGGIWQSLVLVIFCGSCTFLTTISLSAIATNGAMKGGGPYYLIGRALGPEVGVSIGLCFFLGNAVAGAMYVLGAVETFLDAVPSAGFFQAESVTVVSNVLVNGTTNRSATTISTPSLHDLQLYGIIITILLCFVVFGGVKIINKVAPAFLVPVLLSIMCIFIGIFIAPRPHASKWITGLSITTMKDNWSSNYQCTNNAGVPDPNGHIYWDFNALLGLYFPAVTGIMAGSNRSASLKDTQYSIPVGTLHATISTTVMYVLSVFLFGALSTREGLLTDRLLCATVAWPSPIVIYAGIILSTLGAALQSLTGAPRLLAAIANDDILPVLNYFKASEGSEPHVATLFTSFICVACVIIGNLDLITPTITMFFLLCYAGVNLSCFLLDLLDAPSWRPRWKLHHWSLSLIGALICIVIMFMISWTFTLVSLALASLIYYYVSLKGKAGDWGDGFKSAYFQLALRSIRSMGANQVHPKNWYPIPLIFCRPWGKLPDTISCHPKLADFANCMKKKGRGMSIFVSIIEGDYHESAEDAKTACRQLSAYIDYKRCEGVAEIIVAPSTSNGFRSIVQTMGLGNLKPNIVVMRYPEIWRRENLTQIPSTFVSIINDCIIANKAVVIVKGLDEWPNEYQRQYGSIDLYWIVRDGGLMLLLSQLLLTKESFESCKIQVFCIAEEDTEADELKVDVKKFLYDLRMQADVIVVTMKSWEAHTSHNNVSKKDDHEVYKIAQSRTRTYISKLKEAAKREGQPLMEGGKQVVVDEQKVDKFLYTMLKLNATILRYSRMAIVVLVSLPPPPLNHLAYCYMEYMDMLVENIPRILIVRGYRKDVVTLFT, from the exons ATGGATGGAGAAAATGCAGGGATTGCCATTGGACACCACAAG GAAACTGAACCTAAACTTGGTACCATGATGGGTGTTTTTGTGCCATGCTTGCAGAACATCTTGGGAATAATCTATTACATTCGGTTTACCTG GATTGTTGGTATGGGAGGCATATGGCAGTCACTTGTTTTAGTCATATTTTGTGGTTCATGTACATTTTTAACAACGATATCATTAAGTGCAATCGCGACAAATGGCGCGATGAAG GGTGGTGGTCCTTACTATCTCATTGGTAGGGCACTTGGTCCAGAAGTTGGAGTTAGTATTGGATTGTGTTTCTTCCTTGGAAATGCTGTTGCTGGAGCCAT GTACGTGTTGGGAGCTGTAGAAACTTTTTTGGATGCCGTTCCTTCTGCGGGGTTTTTTCAAG CAGAAAGTGTAACAGTGGTGAGCAATGTGTTAGTAAATGGTACCACAAACAGAAGTGCAACCACTATCTCAACACCCAGCTTGCATGACCTCCAGCTCTAtggcatcatcatcaccatacTGCTTTGTTTTGTTGTCTTTGGTGGTGTAAAGATTATCAATAAAGTTGCACCTGCTTTTTTAGTACCAGTCCTTCTCTCAATCATGTGCATTTTCATTGGTATCTTCATTGCACCAAGGCCACATGCTTCAA AGTGGATAACTGGTTTGAGTATAACCACAATGAAAGACAACTGGAGTTCAAACTACCAATGCACAAACAACGCTGGAGTTCCTGATCCAAATGGGCATATATATTGGGATTTTAA TGCTTTATTGGGTCTCTATTTCCCAGCAGTTACAGGAATCATGGCTGGTTCAAACCGATCTGCCTCATTAAAAGACACACAATATTCAATACCAGTTGGAACGTTACATGCTACCATTTCAACTACGGTGATGTATGTATTGTCTGTGTTTTTGTTCGGAGCCTTGTCTACAAGAGAGGGGCTTCTAACTGATAG GCTTCTTTGTGCTACAGTTGCTTGGCCCTCTCCAATAGTAATTTATGCCGGTATTATTTTGTCTACTTTAGGTGCGGCCCTACAAAGTCTAACAGGGGCTCCAAGATTACTTGCAGCAATAGCAAATGATGACATCCTACCTGtgcttaattattttaagGCTTCTGAAGGGTCTGAGCCTCATGTGGCAACTCTATTTACAAGTTTCATATGTGTGGCATGTGTCATCATTGGAAATTTAGATCTAATTACACCCACTATCaccatgttttttcttctatgtTATGCTGGTGTGAACTTGTCATGCTTTCTGCTTGACCTCCTTGATGCTCCTAGCTGGCGTCCTAGATGGAAGTTGCACCACTGGAGCCTTTCTCTCATTGGAGCATTAATTTGTATTG TCATCATGTTTATGATATCTTGGACTTTTACTTTGGTCTCTCTTGCCCTTGCAAGCCTCATATACTACTATGTTAGCTTAAAAGGAAAGGCTGGGGACTGGGGAGATGGATTTAAGAGTGCATACTTTCAACTAGCATTGAGAAGTATTCGATCAATGGGAG caaaTCAAGTTCATCCGAAGAATTGGTACCCTATTCCTCTCATATTTTGTCGCCCTTGGGGTAAACTTCCAGATACTATCTCATGCCATCCAAAACTCGCGGATTTTGCCAATTGCATGAAGAAAAAGGGTCGTGGTATGTCAATATTTGTCTCCATTATTGAAGGTGACTATCATGAATCTGCAGAGGATGCAAAGACAGCATGTCGTCAATTGAGTGCTTATATTGACTATAAGCGTTGCGAGGGCGTTGCAGAGATTATTGTAGCACCCTCAACATCTAATGGTTTTCGTAGCATTGTTCAGACCATGGGCTTAGGGAATTTGAAACCAAACATTGTTGTGATGCGATACCCAGAAATCTGGCGTCGTGAGAATCTAACACAGATTCCATCAACATTTGTGAGCATCATAAATGATTGTATTATTGCTAACAAGGCTGTTGTCATTGTGAAAGGACTAGATGAATGGCCTAATGAGTATCAGAGACAATATGGGTCAATTGACCTGTATTGGATTGTGAGGGATGGGGGATTGATGCTTCTACTGTCTCAACTCCTACTCACCAAAGAAAGCTTTGAGAGTTGTAAGATTCAAGTGTTCTGCATAGCCGAAGAAGATACTGAGGCTGATGAGTTAAAAGTTGACGTGAAAAAATTCTTGTATGATCTAAGGATGCAGGCTGATGTTATTGTTGTGACTATGAAGTCATGGGAAGCACATACAAGCCACAATAATGTATCAAAGAAGGATGACCATGAAGTGTATAAAATTGCGCAAAGTAGAACTAGAACATACATCTCCAAGTTGAAAGAAGCTGCCAAACGTGAAGGCCAACCCCTAATGGAGGGTGGAAAGCAAGTTGTGGTTGATGAACAAAAGGTTGATAAGTTTCTCTACACGATGTTAAAACTGAATGCTACTATCCTTAGGTACTCCAGGATGGCAATTGTGGTGCTTGTGAGCCTCCCACCGCCACCATTGAACCACCTAGCCTATTGCTACATGGAATACATGGATATGCTTGTAGAGAACATTCCACGGATCCTAATAGTCAGGGGATACAGAAAAGATGTTGTCACACTTTTCACATGA
- the LOC102719635 gene encoding probable hexosyltransferase MUCI70: protein MSGVGSLGLRSSGSYGSLQQSNGQSPSPSPPLGARKPGKMSLGGAGAGGRGLLFARICKLTSRRRRMLLLLLVAAAVVVCFFFSSLVSKDEDAPPGIETMLGFSDQVRSFVNPVWTSSGRPTIHGDSLSRNGLSTASQTEKQSGSSHDKLRGLSWSFPPSVVLEHHPCENFSFSSPPIDRKRTGPRPCPVCYVPVEQALALMPSAPSSSPVLRSLTYLSDGNLILKESNSGSLFGGYPSLEERDKSYDIKDSMTVHCGFVRGKIPGVSTGFDIDRADLSEMWQCQGTVVASAIFGNYDLMQQPENVSMFSKDTVCFFMFLDEETEAAIKNTTTIDNSKRIGLWRVVVVRNLPYSDARRNGKVPKLLLHRLFPNVRYSIWIDGKLKLVRDPYQLLERFLWRKNVSFAISRHYRRFDVFEEAEANKVGGKYDNASIDYQIEFYKREGLTHYSPAKLPITSDVPEGCVIIREHIPITNLFTCLWFNEVDRFTSRDQLSFSTVRDKIRTRVNWVADMFLDCERRDFVVQAYHRELWEQILRNPPPPQHPLVHQQHRKMLPDNTAKEPGKASAPKKLPAKRTRDKKSSSKRAHRTKVTGGKEFIQL, encoded by the exons atgagCGGCGTGGGGTCACTGGGGCTCAGGTCGTCGGGGAGCTATGGATCCTTGCAGCAGTCCAAcggccagtcgccgtcgccgtccccgccgcTCGGCGCTCGGAAGCCCGGGAAGATGTCCCTTGGCGGAGCAGGCGCCGGGGGCCGAGGCCTCCTCTTCGCCCGGATCTGTAAGCTCaccagccgtcgccggcggatgctcctcctcctcctcgtagccgccgccgtggtggtctgcttcttcttctcgtcACTTGTCAGTAAAG ATGAAGATGCACCACCTGGTATTGAAACCATGCTGGGATTTTCTGATCAAGTCCGGAGCTTTGTGAATCCTGTTTGGACATCTTCGGGTAGACCAACAATCCATGGAGATTCTTTGAGTAGGAATGGTTTGAGTACAGCATCACAGACAGAAAAACAGTCTGGCAGTAGTCATGATAAACTTCGGGGTCTCTCGTGGAGCTTCCCACCATCTGTGGTTCTGGAGCACCATCCTTGTGAAAATTTCTCATTTTCTTCTCCACCTATTGACAGGAAACGGACTGGACCACGAC CATGTCCTGTTTGTTATGTGCCTGTTGAGCAGGCCCTGGCATTGATGCCAAGCgcaccatcatcatcaccagTCCTTCGAAGCTTAACTTATTTGTCTGATGGTAATTTGATTTTGAAAGAGTCAAATAGCGGCTCTCTGTTTGGAGGTTATCCATCATTGGAAGAGCGAGATAAGTCATATGACATAAAGGACTCCATGACAGTTCATTGTGG ATTTGTGAGAGGGAAGATACCTGGTGTCAGTACTGGGTTCGACATAGATAGAGCTGATCTTTCTGAGATGTGGCAGTGCCAGGGGACAGTTGTTGCTTCTGCTATTTTTG GAAATTATGATTTAATGCAACAACCAGAAAACGTCAGTATGTTTTCAAAGGATACAGTTTGCTTTTTCATGTTTCTGGATGAAGAAACAGAAGCAGCAATAAAGAACACTACAACAATTGATAATTCTAAAAGAATTGGGCTATGGCGCGTGGTTGTTGTCCGCAATCTACCGTATTCAGATGCAAGGCGCAATGGAAAG GTTCCGAAATTACTACTTCATCGTCTATTTCCTAATGTGAGGTATTCAATTTGGATTGATGGGAAGCTTAAACTAGTGAGGGATCCTTATCAGCTATTAGAGAG ATTCTTGTGGAGAAAGAATGTTAGCTTTGCTATTTCCAGACATTACAGACgctttgatgtttttgaagaaGCAGAGGCCAACAAGGTTGGTGGAAAGTATGACAATGCTTCAATTGATTACCAAATAGAATTCTACAAGAGAGAAGGTTTAACCCATTATTCTCCAGCTAAGCTTCCTATCACGAGTG ATGTCCCTGAGGGCTGTGTAATTATACGGGAGCACATCCCTATCACCAACCTCTTCACGTGCCTTTGGTTTAATGAAGTTGATCGCTTCACCTCCAGAGATCAGCTAAGCTTTAGCACAgtgagagataaaataagGACGCGAGTTAATTGGGTTGCAGATATGTTCCTGGATTGCGAAAGGCGTGACTTCGTTGTGCAG GCATATCACAGAGAATTGTGGGAACAAATACTACGAAATCCGCCTCCACCCCAGCATCCTTTGGTGCACCAGCAACACAGAAAGATGCTCCCAGATAACACTGCAAAGGAACCTGGAAAAGCCTCTGCGCCCAAGAAGTTACCAGCGAAGCGGACACGGGACAAGAAATCAAGCTCGAAACGAGCTCATAGAACTAAGGTCACTGGTGGGAAGGAATTCATCCAACTGTAA